DNA sequence from the Chthonomonadales bacterium genome:
GCCACGTGCGCGGCGGCGCCGCGGGCTTTGCGGTAGCGGCGGAAGCAGGCCTCGGCGTTCTCGCGCGCGGTCAGCCGCGGATCCAGCGCGATCGCGCGGGGCGGCGCGCCCTCTGCGTGGAGGTCCTCCACCAGTACCTCGGTGGCGGCCTCCGGCACCCGGTGCAGGTTCGCGAGCAGCAGCTCGCCGGCCTCACGAAACCGGTCGGCCTTTGCTGCCTCGCTGGCCGCCTCGTCGAGGTCGCGCGCCTCCCTCTCCCGCGCGACACGCGCACGCTGGAGCGAGGTCGCAAGGTCGCGAAGGGCTGCGTCGGTCGCCGCGCCAGGGACGGCGACGGCGTAGAACTGGTCGAGCGCCGTGCTCAGGCTCGCGCGCCGATGCTGGTCCTCGGCCGGCAACTGCACGCTCGCGAGAGGGTACGCGCCGGACGGCCGCCCGCCCGGCGCGCGGACCAGGACGGGCTCCCAGTCGCCGTCCGCGCGGAAGACGTCACCCCACGCGTCGGCGAGCGACGCCGCCCCGGCGCGGATCGCGATCTCGGCGGCCAGGAACGGCGACAGGCCGTCCACGTGGGCCATCAGCCACGCGACCGCGCTCTCGGCATCGGCGGGAAGGCGCGCCGCGAGGGCGGCCAGGTCGGCCGAGGCGCTGAACGGGTCCATGCGGCCCGACGCCGCAGGAGGCGCGACGTACGGACGCCCCGGCAGCGTCTCGCGGAAGCGGTTCTGCCGATGCGTGATGCGCCTGGCCGCGTCGAGCACCACCGCTCCTTCGCCCACCAGCACCAGGTTGCTGTGCTTGCCCATCAGCTCGGCGACGAGCGTGACTTCGCGTCCGCCGGAGTGGAGCACGAGGTCCAGGATGCGGTCGAACCCGCGCTGACATGCCGAATGGACGACCGCCCCCTCGAGGTGCTTGCGGCAGAGCATGCAGAAGGCGGGCGGAGCCGGCGGGTTGGGCAGGCGCACGCTCGTCAGATGGGCTCGCGCGAAAGCCGGGGCCGCCGAGAGCAGCAGGTGGTGCGTGCGCGCGGCCGCCCGCACCGTGAGCACGAGCGTGCTGTCGGCCGGCTGGGTAACGCGCTGCACGACACCGCTCACGATCGCCCGGGCGATCTCGGCGGTGACGACGCGCAGGCAGAGGCTGTCGAAGGGAGGCTTCATGTTGCTGTCGGGCTCCGCGCGCCTGGAGGATCCGCACGCGCCGCCGCGGAAGTAACCAATCCAGGCCGGCGCCCTGGCGTCTGTCGTCCCCGAGGTTCTTCCAATGCCCGAGCGCGTCACAACGATTGAGCGGCTCGCCGCCCACTGGCGCGTGGCGCTTCCCGCCCCGTTCAGCAACCTGTACGCGGCGCGGCGCGAGCCCGTGGCCGGCTCCTGCGAACTGGCGCCCATCGAGGCGCTGCTGGAAGACGAGCTCCGTTGGCGCGGCATCTACCCGCGCCTGCTCCCGTTCGGGTCCGACGGCGAGGGTGCGGTCTTCGCCCTGCTGGCCGCAGACGGGCTGCCGGTCATGCGGTGGACGGAGGACGCCGACCACTGCGTGCCGGTGGCCTCGAGCTTCGCCGCGTTCCTCGGCTGGTGCCGGCTCACGGCGGCCTACGAGCGGCAGGACGCGGCGCCCGACGCCGCAGAGCCCAGCGACGACGCCGCGCCGGTGGGCGGACCCCTGCCACGTACGGAGCGCGAGTTGAACGAGGCGCTCGTGCGCGCGGACCCGCTGGCGCCCCACGCGCTGGCCGTGCTGGCGTGTGACGTGCTTCGGCGCGGCGACGCCGGCGGGGCGGCGTCGCTGACCGCCCGGGCAGCCAGCGCGGCGCCCTGGTTCGGCGACGCGTGGTTCCTGCGCGGCCATGTAGGGGCCACCACCGGCCACGCGGCGGAGGCGGCGGCAAGCTGGCTCCTGGCGCTGCGCTGCCCGATCGCGCTCACGTCGAGCACCGGGGCGTACGGCCTGGACGCCGATGGCGACGATGTGCAGATCCCGGAGGCCGTCGTCGACGGCCTGCGCGCCATGTCGGGCGCGCTCCCGACGGGCGACCCGCTCGTCGCCCTCGCCCTCGGCGAGCATCCTTTCAGCGTGGGGACGCGCCTGGCCCTCGCGCTCGCACTCGAGGCGGCCGGCGACATCGGCGGAGCCGAGCGCGAGACGCACAACGCGCTGGCGCTGGCCACCGACGACTCCGCGCTCGACCACGCGTACGATGCCCTCATCGACCTCCTTCGGCGGACGGGCCGCCCGCACGACGCGGAGCGCTGCCGCCGCGACGCCGAGCTTGCCTAGTTTCGGCGCGACGATGCCAGCGACCTGCCCGTTGGACGGCATGGGCGGAGCGGTCGTTGGCGATGGCGAGGAGGTCCGGGCGCTCCGCACCGCGGGCATCCCGGCGCGGTGAAACGCTCGACTGGCGACCCCCTCCCGGACTCCCGGAGCGGCCGGCGCGCGAGCGCGAGCGGCGGCAGGGGACCGGCGGGGCCGTCGGGAACTAAGGCCCCAGAACGCTCACGCGAGGGACCCGCATGGCCACCACGCTGCACGTGATCTCGCATACGCACTGGGATCGCGAGTGGTATCTCACGTTCCAACAGTTTCGCCTGCGGCTGGTCGACCTGATCGACCATCTGCTCGACATCCTGGAGGCCGATCCCAGCTATCGGCACTTCAACCTCGACGCCCAGACCATCGTGCTCGACGACTACCTCGCGATTCGGCCGCACGCGCGCGAGCGCCTCACGCGCCACATCCGTGAGGGTCGCATCACCATCGGCCCCTGGTACGAGTTGAACGACGAGTTCCTCACCAGCGCGGAGGCGACGGTGCGAAGCTTGCTGATCGGGCACCGCATGGCGGCCGAGTATGGCCCTACGATGAAGATCGGCTACCTGCCCGACCAGTTCGGCAACATCTCGCAGATGCCCCAGATCCTCCGCGGATTCGGGATTGACAATGCCGTTATGGGTCGCGGCTACCAGCTCGTCGGCGATCGCCAGATGGAGTTCTGGTGGGAGGGGCCCGACGGCTCGCGCGTGCTGTCATCGCTGATGGCTTTCTGGTACAACAACGCGCAGTACATTCCCGCGGACCGCCAGGGCGCGCGGCAGGCCCTCGAGCGCATCGTCGCCACGATGAAGCCACGCTCGGCCACCGGCCACCTCCTGCTGATGAACGGCGTCGACCATCTGGAGCCGCTTCCCTGGATCGGCGGGACCATCCGGGAGCTTGCGGCCGACGACGGCGGCGCCGGCGGGGAGTGGCGTATTGCCCACACGACGCTCCCTGCCTACGTGGATGCGCTGCGCGCGGCGGTGGCGGACCTGCCCACCCCGCTTGCGGTGCGCCAGGGCGAGTTGCGCGAGGACCGCGGCGGGGCCTGCCTGGCCGGAACGCTCTCCTCGCGCATCTACCTCAAGCAGGAGAACGCGCGTTCGCAGGCCGCTCTCGAGCACGACGCCGAGCGCCTGGCCGGCTTCGCGCGGATTCTGGGATCCGCCTACCCGCGCGACGAGATGCTCTACGCGTGGAAGCTACTGCTCCAGAACCACCCGCACGACTCGATCTGCGGCTGCTCGATCGATCAGGTTCACCGCGAGATGATGCCGCGGTTCGCCCAGGTTCGGCAGGTGGCCGACGAGCTCGCCGACCGGGCGCTCGATCACCTCTTCGGCCGCGACCGCGCCGCTGGCGCGCAGCCAGGCTCCACCAGCCTGGCGGTGGTCAACACGCTCAACTGGGAGCGCACCGACCCGGTGGAAGCCACGCTCGTCTTCGCGCTCGGGCCCCCGGCTCGCTCCAATCCCCGGCGTGACGACGCGGCCGCGCCGGGTGGATTCCGGCTGGTCGACGCCGATGGCGCGGAGGTACCCTTCGCTGTCGTTGGGATCGAAACGGGGCTGCAGACGGTGCTCAGCCCGGTTGAGCTGCCGCTCGACCAGTGGGTGCGGCGCGTGCGCATCGAGTTCGTGGCGCGCGCGGTGCCGCCGTGCGGGTACCGCGAGTACCGGATCGTCCCGCAGGCCGTGATGCCGGAGTACGCACTCGCGGAGTCGAGCGGCCTGGCGGAGGAACTGCGGGCGCTCTGCCTGGAGGACGTCGGCGATGTCGGCGACGAGTACCTGCACCGTAAGC
Encoded proteins:
- a CDS encoding NFACT family protein yields the protein MKPPFDSLCLRVVTAEIARAIVSGVVQRVTQPADSTLVLTVRAAARTHHLLLSAAPAFARAHLTSVRLPNPPAPPAFCMLCRKHLEGAVVHSACQRGFDRILDLVLHSGGREVTLVAELMGKHSNLVLVGEGAVVLDAARRITHRQNRFRETLPGRPYVAPPAASGRMDPFSASADLAALAARLPADAESAVAWLMAHVDGLSPFLAAEIAIRAGAASLADAWGDVFRADGDWEPVLVRAPGGRPSGAYPLASVQLPAEDQHRRASLSTALDQFYAVAVPGAATDAALRDLATSLQRARVAREREARDLDEAASEAAKADRFREAGELLLANLHRVPEAATEVLVEDLHAEGAPPRAIALDPRLTARENAEACFRRYRKARGAAAHVAERRERVARDLEALAGAQEEIRDVRDEAAARALRERLTGAGLLRRPAAAPAMGRRGEERGAFGGKRIRLYQGPEGYDILVGENAEANDYLTTRVAAPNDLWLHVRATTSAHVVVRTANRPDAVPRPVIERAARLAAAHSASKHASLVPVDYTLRKHVRRPRGAAPGTAVYQNEKTIHVEPERNVH
- a CDS encoding SMI1/KNR4 family protein, with the protein product MPERVTTIERLAAHWRVALPAPFSNLYAARREPVAGSCELAPIEALLEDELRWRGIYPRLLPFGSDGEGAVFALLAADGLPVMRWTEDADHCVPVASSFAAFLGWCRLTAAYERQDAAPDAAEPSDDAAPVGGPLPRTERELNEALVRADPLAPHALAVLACDVLRRGDAGGAASLTARAASAAPWFGDAWFLRGHVGATTGHAAEAAASWLLALRCPIALTSSTGAYGLDADGDDVQIPEAVVDGLRAMSGALPTGDPLVALALGEHPFSVGTRLALALALEAAGDIGGAERETHNALALATDDSALDHAYDALIDLLRRTGRPHDAERCRRDAELA